CGTTATGGAATGAAACCCtacaatttctttcttttgtgaTAAGGTGATGGAGTGACAGGTGAGGTGAAAAGGAGGAGTCAATGTTTCTACAATCAGGATCCCAAAATGGAAGCATTTGGGTTTTGAACCCACTGGGGTCAATCTCTCTGTGAGCTTAAAACCAACCGTCCGTAACCTGAAAACAACCTGAGGACCCGCTACATTCGGAAAACCGCACGAACCAAACCCTTCGACGAGGATGTGTTTCAATACAGTAAAGCATGCCGGCTGAAAAACATCGCCTCGACGTCTCTCAGTGCCTAAATTGTTATATCAAAAAGGACAGCATAGCAGTGAAAAGACTAAAGAGCTGTTGTGGAGGTTAGAGTGAACAGATGCGTACTGTACTGCAAACCCAGTTccaaccttttttttccccccccttcGTCACTTGAACTTGGAGCGCACTTGCAGGAGAGTGGGCGTCTGCTCCATGATGCGCACAAGCAGCGTGTCAATGTAGTCCTCCAGGTCTCGGACCTGCGGCTTCAGCTTCTTCAGCTCCACCTCCCGCTTGGCCAGCAGCACTCTCTGCCGCTCGAACTCCGCCTTCTGCCTCTGGAGCTCCGCCTCCCGCTGCACCAGCAGGGAGACCAGTTCGCTGTGGTTCAGGTGGTAGTACGAGCCCGCACCCTCCGTCAGAGactgaacagagagagggagagagacagagggaacagaAGTTAGAGTGTGATCTGCAAGtcttctgcactgcacttcccagagatcacctgtcaatcaaacagtgtgggtggagcttggattttctgttgatgcagtttgagtttctgtaggtgctgctcttttctttgtctgttgtatataggttgaatcactattgtgttatagtaATCAGCAATAAAGAtaagcaaaacggacatttatatatataagaaaatgtcatggattattactttaaacagaTGAGTGCGCATTGCAAGCAACTTTACAATAtgcactatataaataaagtctgcctgagaaacagaaataaaatcaatTTTTTAGTCCTGGTTTtccaaattaaataaaatacagaagAACCTGCCAGTCAGTTGCTGGATTTTTGAGGTCATGACACATGTCAACATCTTCAGGTAATGTAGATCAGCAATTTTATGTTGGTTATGACCAACAGCAActtcattattataattttaaaTGTGTCAGAATAGGCTACTATCTGTATCAATGTGGTTAAGACTAGGGTAGCCCATCCTGTCGGTTAGGATAGGCCTAGGTCcaatttatgatccgatgtgtgtGTTATCCTTATTCCCACATTACTGTGCGATGTGTGACCCTCAACCCATGAGCTTTGACctttaaaatacacaaaaagtaGTTACTGCAGTTTGCCTTTGAAGAgcagtattatattattatcataatcATGATTATCACACACCTTTTTCCTCTCCGGCTCCTGCTCGGTGAGCTGGCTGCTCCTCCCAGGATGGATGGTGGACTTGAGCTTCTCCAGGCCGGTGGCCAGAACGGACCGGCCCTCCGTCCGCTTCTCCTCAGCCAGCATGGCAGTGGTCAGGGGCTTCACCGGGTGGGGGCTGGAGGGGAAGACGACAAGCGTTACAGACAGCTGAGAACAGAGCGAGCCGAGGCAGTTGTCCCATTTATTTACATCAGCAACACCTCTGTGGCTGTTATTTTTATATAGAGGctggctttcaggtgacgtaaggCACCcactggcggccatattggaggccCTCAGCGCTTGGATGGTTGAGAACAGCTGATTTtgtttctaaacgtacaacttggccgtctcaaaaaaactgaaaaaagacGTAGTTAattcctgtgttttttgttttttttacaggaaACTGATCGCTTCtagcctggtgtccagcccctatgaatcgcagtctttaaATGTTAGTGCTAGTACTGTAGTCGCATgttaacaaagccaaaaaccaactgtttgtttCCGTTAACTGGGCTGGATCTTCTCAAGATACACCTCTACTAGCTGCTGTGACACAGGAAAGACCgtttcctgtgtcacagtaacctaaatttagAGACAAATCTAGCTTATCAGACGATTCACTTTAGCGTCTAACATTACTGAATCAACCTACATTCACCCCAccacaatctttttcaggtatctctcttttagCCTGGTCGTTATACAGGTAGGCCTATAGTTAGACATTATTTaagcacagccaattctccactggacctccatgatggtgccagatGTGGTTGCTAGAGATCATCACCCATTTCAACCACAAAGCTTCTATATTCAATTAAGTGATCAGGAGCAAGGAAGGTTAGACAGGTGTAAGACtcctcattaaaaaaaatactggtgAAAATTGAAATTAAACAAGCTCAAAGACTGAACTGAAAGAGTTAATTGCATGAGTTCATGCAATCAAACGAAGAACTGTGTTAAGTGTGTTATTACCCTGAGGTGAAAAGGAAAATGCtatcactgacacacagacaacacCTTTTCACTTCTGCTACAGCCTGGTTTCTGGTTGAGATGTTGGCGGGTCTGTGGCTGTGTGAGAACGTTAGCTGGCCCTgtggggaggtgggaggggaggtCTGTGACAGGAGCAGGGGAAAATAATAACTGCTAATTGGGCTGAGCCTCTGTTTCCCCACCTATGGCCACAGAGCCaggacacacacaagacacCTGCAGTGGAGTATGGTTAACAccaacgtgtgtgtgcgtgtgtgtgtgtgtctctgcagagTGATAAAGAGAGATGGTCACACCACAAAGGAGAAACCCCTTGAGAGTCAGcggcacagaagaagaaagcagGGGAAGCAGAGCGGCAGAGGGAGGCTGAAGAGACGAAAAAGACAGGATAGTCTcgaagtgggaaaaaaaaagtgcttcctctccatcttttcaCCGAGCACTGAGCACGTGCAACCTCACCTGttctgctgattggctgcctgctgctgtgtCTCCGGGGGCAAACCTGCATGCGGTGCATCAGTCATTGGCTTTGCGTTGCCGAGAGCTGGGGCAGCGGCTTGCGGCTCGCCGGGCGGTGACCTCACCGAGGCAGCGgcaagggaagggagggaacaGAGTGCTAAGGGGGAGCTACTTTCAGCGGTTAGAGAAGGAGCAAAGGAGGTAAGAAGGGGAAGGTCAGGGCCAAACTGGGCAGAGGAAGACTCCTGCTTCACACCGGGGTCACTCCCAAAGGACGGCATGAGGAGGTCCTCAAAGCTAGTCGTCATTGTGCCTTCGGACTGGGAGCGTTGTAGCGCGGCACATTGTGTCTGCTTTGAGAACAAGTCATCTAAGACGGCATGCCGATTCTCTCCAACTCCTTCGCTGAGCATACAGTCATTGGGGTTAGAGTTCGTGTAAGAGTCTGTTGGTGCATTGGGAAGTATTTGTAACGCAAAATCATCCCCTATCGTGAAACTTGGCTCAAGAGGTGCAGTCCTGCCCTCAGACATGCAGATTTGTCCTGACTCGAGATCAGATGGCCTGCATGCATCGGTGGAATCTATTAGGCCCAGATCAGCTATGCACTCAGTGTCAGCAGCCGACTGAAACTCGCCCGCTTCATCGCAACTCTCTGCCCCACATAGCGTTGAGTTAGCAGAGAGCAGCGTCTCCGCCTGCTCCTTGGCTACCGTTTCCTCTGAGTCGCTGGAGCATTTGGAGGCCGGGTGAGACTGGCAGGTCTGGTAATGCTGCGAGTCGGTGCTCACGTACAGGCTGTGGAGAAGGCTGCTGGTGCTCAGATCAGACACCCGCGTATGCAGCAGAGTGTCGTCAAAGCCTTGGCCAGGACCGGGCCCGATGCGACTGGTGTCGAGGAATTCACTGAAAAGCCCGACTTGTTTGGGAGAACCCTGGCTAGCATCCGGCCTTCCTAGGCTAGTGTTATCAAAGGGTGAGTCCGACACACATGGCCTCTCACCCGGGGAGGAGGTCATGATATAAAATGACGGATGTGTGGAGGCTTGTTCATCATCTACAATGGCAGGAATCATCGCCTCTACGCTGTTATTTACAGATACAATGGATTTATTTACTTCCTCTGGAAAATCCATTACAGATTCTTTGGGGTCACAgatgtctttttctctgttctcaTTGTCAGACTGTAAGGAGACCAGGGCTTTTGGCTGTAGGTCTGATTGTGAGGAGACTGAGGGTTTTGTCTGCTGGTCAGAGTACAGAATATTGGGCGGGCTTGGTGCCGGCGTATTATCAGTTTCCTTCATGGTGATCATGGGCAGCTGTGTAGGGACCATTGATTGTGGTACCAACGACTGCTCCTGCCCCTCAGAACCGTCTGAATCTACCTTTTCAACATCATTCTGGATCTGGACGAGACTTCCCTGAGTTACATCAACTAAAGACGGATCATCTGACCCGTCAGTAACGTTCTCCTCAGATTCTGAGAAAATGTTTAGCACAGTTGGCTCAGAAGATTTCTTGCAGAAGCCAAGGATGCTGCTCTCACTGGTCTGTGCTTCGGCATCCTCAGATGATGAAGCTGAGAAATTCTCAGACGTTGAGTaaggagagagactggagaggaAATCCTCCTCTGCTGAGCTGCCTACACCTGAAGAACCAGGATTTGGGGTGTTGTTGTTGAGCTTCAGACTTGGACACGGAGATGAGGTGCTATGCATGTGACAACAGCTGTGACAGGGCGCTTGATGCACGTTAGTGTTTGTTATACCATTTGTGTTAGTAGCATTGTTAGCTTGTTTAGTTTCATTACAAACATCCAGTTCTGGTGGGTTAGCAGAAGTATTTAACATTTTGCTGTCGCCCTCAAGGAGTTTGTGTACTGGGATCGTGTCGAGAAAATGTGCAAACGTGGCAAGGTTTTCTGTGTGAGACTGAGTCAGCTGACTGGTGACTTTATTAGCTTCTAATAGGGGCTCTGTGCAAGTATTTAAAGTGATATCTAAAGCTGGTGGATGTAGTGCGTCATTCACATTCGTGCTTTGATTAGCATCTGTCGTGGGTAATAACGCTCCTTTATTATTGCAGTGTTCCAGTGGATCGCCATTCGCTGTGTTTTGCTGTGGCCTGCAGTCTGGAGCCAGGTCCTCAGGAGACTGCAGCCTGCCAGCTGCAAACGCTTCAAAGGAATCGTCCCACTCTGCATCCGGTTCCACTGCCCCGGCAGACATAAAAGGGTTGGATGACTTCTTGCTGAGAACTTTCTCCCCTTCCGTGGGAATAGGAGGAAGGGGCCGTTGCTTGACTTTGGCCACCACTTCGCTCTTTGTATCCATGTCGACGATGGGCTCCCCTGCGGCCGGGCGGTCCTGGGGCAGGGTGGGGTTAGGGTTACTTGCCTGAGGAAAGAGATGGGCTATGGGGGGCCGGGAACTGGAAAGATAGGGCAGAGGAGGCAGCGAAGGTTTTAGGGCCTGGTCAGTTAGCGTGTCTCCGTAGAAAGGGTtgtgctggaggagagggaagaaagggtTGCAGGGGGACATGGGAGGCGGGGTGctttgtgagtggcagaaggggTTAGTGTGATGCAGCGGAGAAGCCAAAGAGGCGGGATCTACAGTGGGAGCAGGGGGGCCCGAGGGGTGGTGActaggtgggaggggggggaggtgggagtCAGTGCTGGGCTCTAGCTTAGGTGACACCACCGCGCTGTGAAAGGAAGGGCACACAGTCCTCTTGATTAGTGAGGATTGTTCACACAGCTGAAGGCCTGTAGATTTTCAGTATCAAATCAGTGATCTTTCAAATCACAAGCTTTTGTATAATCTGTTTTTAAAGATTTTATTCTCATTGTACAGCCTGTTTTATTCCTCTGTAATCATGTTTTTAATTCTTGCCTggtatttttgttgtttatcttaTCTATTATTGCTGTATTGTTTGAAAAGCACATTTAACTGTTTTGAAAGTGCAAATACTTGGTTAATATTACTATTAATGGTCAACAATATCTTCGTGAATCAAAACTTGAAATAGCCCAAAGTGTCatgctttcatttctttcataaCTGTCATCCATCCTCTCTATCCTGTGACTCCTGACATGTTTCGGAAGGCCAATGACGAAATattttgaaagaaagttgatGCAACCATACATAGTGATTGCGTAGCATTGCCAATGCCAACTTGGCATTTTTCCCAAGAACCTAAGAGCGTGAGGCAGTGTGGGCTATGAAAATGAATAGTTGTAGAGCTAGCAGAAAGGTATTCAATGTACTATCGTCCAGAATAGCTGACCTCACTTAGAACATGCTCATCAGTCCAATATTATGTTTCCATTCAGTGTATGGAAACATTataatgcatgtttttttaatgagcttggataaataataataataataataataataataataataataataataatactaggaggaagaagaagaaaaaatacaattatttttcacatcactatatatatattttttttaatatattttagtATTCTTGGATACTTGAATTAAAGACTTCATTTTAAATAAGACTGCAATTCAGAGTGCAGTAGCAATGCACTCAGTATAATAGTGAGCAGTGCAAGAGCAAGTACAGTACAGCAGGTCACACCACCCAAATAAATTACCCACTTAAGAGTGTGCTTGTGTTAGAAGTGGAGATAAAACTCAAGTgggcgtttttttgcctttttccccATCATACATataacaaacagacacaaaactcacatgtacgcacacatacacacacaaacctgtaAGAGAACAAGGATTACATCATTCTCTTTCAAACcaatttgacattattattgagCCACATTATGGAGTCTGGGGTTTAGCTTTATAGAGCTAATTTCACGGGAGCAGCACCCCACCCCTATCTGCATTGCAGATACCTGCTGTAACCAGAGCCTGAGACCCGGAGCTGAGGAAGGATGTGTTAGACGGAGAATACAGAGCTGGAAACGTCTTCCAGCAGCCATGCTGGTACACGGGAAGTGGAAAGCAACTGATTACAACTACTCTGATAACTgtacatgagtaaatgtaacgTAACGCTAACTTAATACTACTTGTACTTGGGTAGGTTGTTAAGCTTTTATATTTAAGAGTAGTAAGTACAATGAGATCTTGCATTTACaatcaaaaggcattctggacTTTACCTCCCATACAATTAAGTGATAGTGTAGCTTTGTTGATATGAGCAAAAAAAATGGCTGCTTGAAACCTTAAGCCGATGATGACCCATGAAAATATTTGCAGGGCCGATGCCAACACAAGTACTGTAACTTGTTAATTAGTAACTTGAGTGAAACATTTCAGCGCTCTGCTCCACCTCTGCTGGCACAACACCATCCTACACATCAAACACATTCTTTCATGCCACTGTTTttgccaaacaaaaacaatctaaGTATACGGGTCACATGCAGTTAAGACACTGCAGCCAGCGACTAACGATGGCGGTGAATCTAAACAGTGCAGGCACAACCTCTCAGCTGGCGCCTGTGGCATGTTGGCTGCTCCTTGATTCAATTCATATTCATGGGGAAATGATAATTCATCATCTGTTTTGTGTAGCAACAAATGAGCTTGTCAGAGCGAGGTCGCCCTTCTCTCTGATCACAGCGTGTCACTGTTGTCTCATCTCACCTGGGTTTGCTGTGGGAGTCCTTTGAGCCGAACCATCCCTTCTGTTTCTCCTCGGCGGGAGCGGAGGCGAACAAGTTCCTCCTCTGCTTTTTCCCCTGGCTCTCCGACTCGGCCGCGGAGGAGGCCAGGGGCGGAGCGGCCTGTCCGGACCTCTCCTCGCTGTCGGCCTGCATGGGGCCGCTCTGCTCCAGGGCCGCCGCTATGGCGGCCTTCTCCTCCTCGCCGGCCTTGTCGAAGGACCAGCGCCGCCCGTCTCCCGCGGGGCCTTTGGGGAGCTCTTCGACCCGCGGGCTGAGGTTCtggagagacatggagagaggcAAGGACTTCTGCAGCAGTCCCAGGCCTAATGAACCCGCAGGTTTTCCTGAGCCAGGGTCCAGGGGCTGGACGCTGTAAGCATGGCTTCCGTTAATGCACACTGAAGGCTGAGGCACTGCGATGCTGATCTCACCAGCCTCATCACTGAACTCACACTTGTGAGAGGACAACTTGGGCGACGTGTTTGCCGTGTGCTCTGCAAAAGGCAGGTGAGAGGAGAACGAAattgaaagagatggagaggggggagaaagagggagacagagagagagagagagaaatggttgCAGGTAATTAATGACTTTGCTAAATTAAATTTGCAAGCAGCTTATTTGGTGATAAAAACCTTGTAATGGCTTTGACTGACTGGATGTTTTTCACAGCAGCACTGGTCAGTATCACTGGCAGACCTGGGCGCAATAACTATTTGAAATGGATTAATTTACCTTTCTGGGATTGCTTAATCTTGTCTAATACAATGGGACCAATCGCTCTGCCCTTCAAAGCGCAACACCCTTCCAATCCTGCACTCCACGTACGCTGTGCCAATCAGTTCATTAAATTATGGACTTCAATAAGTAATAACAGGCCTAGGTCTGGTCGCCGGTCATTCTCACCAGGGCTGTTATCTGCTGTCaggttgctgctgttgctgggcGAGTTGGAGAGGTCGGAGACCACCACGCTGATGCCGGCCGTGGGGCTGAGGCTGCCGCCCCGCGACGACGACTCGCTGCTCTCCGAGCCCAGTGACGTGCTGGAGCGCGTGTCCGACGACTTCCGCAGCTTCCCTCTCAGGAAGAAGTTCCTCATCTTGCTCCGCCGGCCCTCGCCCCCCTCGTCGTCCTCGtactcctcctccccgcctCCGTCGCTCGGCAGCCGGTTGCGCATGCGGTACAGGGCGCCGTACCCGCC
The nucleotide sequence above comes from Centroberyx gerrardi isolate f3 chromosome 17, fCenGer3.hap1.cur.20231027, whole genome shotgun sequence. Encoded proteins:
- the rab11fip5a gene encoding uncharacterized protein rab11fip5a isoform X1, with product MSSVNTEEDQRWVPTHVQVTVLRGRGLRGKGKHGTSDVYTIIQVGKEKYSTCVAEKTTAPDWREECSFELLPGVLENGGRSAYPPGSCDLVLTVMHRALIGLDVFLGQAVIPLDEAFRCNRCVKNEWYRLNSKTGKKEKERGEIQVTVQFTRNNLTASMYDLAIKDKGHSTFSKLKERMRGKKRSSDEDSSSAILPGGYGALYRMRNRLPSDGGGEEEYEDDEGGEGRRSKMRNFFLRGKLRKSSDTRSSTSLGSESSESSSRGGSLSPTAGISVVVSDLSNSPSNSSNLTADNSPEHTANTSPKLSSHKCEFSDEAGEISIAVPQPSVCINGSHAYSVQPLDPGSGKPAGSLGLGLLQKSLPLSMSLQNLSPRVEELPKGPAGDGRRWSFDKAGEEEKAAIAAALEQSGPMQADSEERSGQAAPPLASSAAESESQGKKQRRNLFASAPAEEKQKGWFGSKDSHSKPSAVVSPKLEPSTDSHLPPLPPSHHPSGPPAPTVDPASLASPLHHTNPFCHSQSTPPPMSPCNPFFPLLQHNPFYGDTLTDQALKPSLPPLPYLSSSRPPIAHLFPQASNPNPTLPQDRPAAGEPIVDMDTKSEVVAKVKQRPLPPIPTEGEKVLSKKSSNPFMSAGAVEPDAEWDDSFEAFAAGRLQSPEDLAPDCRPQQNTANGDPLEHCNNKGALLPTTDANQSTNVNDALHPPALDITLNTCTEPLLEANKVTSQLTQSHTENLATFAHFLDTIPVHKLLEGDSKMLNTSANPPELDVCNETKQANNATNTNGITNTNVHQAPCHSCCHMHSTSSPCPSLKLNNNTPNPGSSGVGSSAEEDFLSSLSPYSTSENFSASSSEDAEAQTSESSILGFCKKSSEPTVLNIFSESEENVTDGSDDPSLVDVTQGSLVQIQNDVEKVDSDGSEGQEQSLVPQSMVPTQLPMITMKETDNTPAPSPPNILYSDQQTKPSVSSQSDLQPKALVSLQSDNENREKDICDPKESVMDFPEEVNKSIVSVNNSVEAMIPAIVDDEQASTHPSFYIMTSSPGERPCVSDSPFDNTSLGRPDASQGSPKQVGLFSEFLDTSRIGPGPGQGFDDTLLHTRVSDLSTSSLLHSLYVSTDSQHYQTCQSHPASKCSSDSEETVAKEQAETLLSANSTLCGAESCDEAGEFQSAADTECIADLGLIDSTDACRPSDLESGQICMSEGRTAPLEPSFTIGDDFALQILPNAPTDSYTNSNPNDCMLSEGVGENRHAVLDDLFSKQTQCAALQRSQSEGTMTTSFEDLLMPSFGSDPGVKQESSSAQFGPDLPLLTSFAPSLTAESSSPLALCSLPSLAAASVRSPPGEPQAAAPALGNAKPMTDAPHAGLPPETQQQAANQQNSPHPVKPLTTAMLAEEKRTEGRSVLATGLEKLKSTIHPGRSSQLTEQEPERKKSLTEGAGSYYHLNHSELVSLLVQREAELQRQKAEFERQRVLLAKREVELKKLKPQVRDLEDYIDTLLVRIMEQTPTLLQVRSKFK
- the rab11fip5a gene encoding rab11 family-interacting protein 5 isoform X2, whose protein sequence is MSSVNTEEDQRWVPTHVQVTVLRGRGLRGKGKHGTSDVYTIIQVGKEKYSTCVAEKTTAPDWREECSFELLPGVLENGGRSAYPPGSCDLVLTVMHRALIGLDVFLGQAVIPLDEAFRCNRCVKNEWYRLNSKTGKKEKERGEIQVTVQFTRNNLTASMYDLAIKDKGHSTFSKLKERMRGKKRSSDEDSSSAILPGGYGALYRMRNRLPSDGGGEEEYEDDEGGEGRRSKMRNFFLRGKLRKSSDTRSSTSLGSESSESSSRGGSLSPTAGISVVVSDLSNSPSNSSNLTADNSPEHTANTSPKLSSHKCEFSDEAGEISIAVPQPSVCINGSHAYSVQPLDPGSGKPAGSLGLGLLQKSLPLSMSLQNLSPRVEELPKGPAGDGRRWSFDKAGEEEKAAIAAALEQSGPMQADSEERSGQAAPPLASSAAESESQGKKQRRNLFASAPAEEKQKGWFGSKDSHSKPSPHPVKPLTTAMLAEEKRTEGRSVLATGLEKLKSTIHPGRSSQLTEQEPERKKSLTEGAGSYYHLNHSELVSLLVQREAELQRQKAEFERQRVLLAKREVELKKLKPQVRDLEDYIDTLLVRIMEQTPTLLQVRSKFK